From the genome of Seriola aureovittata isolate HTS-2021-v1 ecotype China chromosome 18, ASM2101889v1, whole genome shotgun sequence:
tttttttttaaattgatgaatAATAGACGCTGCGGGTAAACTtgtcatatatacatatatggaTCATAGATACCAAATATATTTGTTGAAATGAAGTAATGCTTAACTAAACTTTCCTCAGATCACAAGCTTTCAGGAAACTGGAAGTAGATGGGGGATTCACTCTAGGTCATGAATCAAGTTCCTCGTTATAACTCTGCTTTATTTAAAGCACAAAGCCAGAGGGTACCTCAGGACAACAGCAATTCTTCAGTCTACGTTATTTATTCCATTTCACTACCCACTTAATGCTTTACAGGACCTGATAGGTCACTCATAAGTCCCCACCGTACAACACTTTTTCTTGCCTGCAAATACGAGAAAAGATAACCCGCACAACTTCAACTGGAAACAAACGGAATAACGTGCAAACCTCGACAGAAGTGGACAGGGCTGGAGATTGAACCCAGGACCCTTTGCAGCTGCTGTAACCACTGGCTCACCTGTCATTAATCTACAGCACAACACTAAGACATTGTGTTGACTTCTGCTAAACTGCAATATTCTTTTTCTCAAACTACCGTTTCCAAGGTCAATAATATAATTTTGAGTGCTTTCTGAGTGAAGGAAAACAGAACATGATAAACTATTCCTAATTTAGACAAAAATACAATCAGCTTGGTAAAGTTTGATGCTAACTATACGCAGCAATACTAACATTTGTTGCATTAGATTCAATTTAAATGCAAGATTTTTCAACTAATATGAGGAAAGTTATTGCATTAGCTGTTTGCATTATACACTGACAACAGACAGCAAAAACATCAGTGACCTCAGCTAAATTTAAACTAAAAAGATCATGTTGATCAAATGTTTTAGGGATTTATATACATGGAAAATACTTATTAAACTGCTGTTATATGATGGATCATGTAGTACATGTGCAGCAACATTTCTCTACAAATAGGCCGCCTGTGATCAGGACTGAAATACAGACCACTTTACAATGTGGCAGTACAACGATGAACAATTAAAAATCAGACCCACAATCAGGCTACATGTCATATTTTATTGCAAAAATATGGACAGTTTAAAAGGCCTTAATGATATAATTTCATGAACAGTATAAGTGACAAATCTAATAATTTAAATGGATGAGAAACTGCATAAAAATGAGCCAAAATGTATCATATTGAAAAGCActatattatacattttacataatctgaagatgtataaaaaaaaatgtcatcaatgAATCAGGTGCAAGTTCATTTTGATTTAACATGATTTCTATGTTTTGACCTATGGAGGGCAGTATACACCCGTCAATGAGGATGTTGACTAGAGTATGAAGTCGCAGTGCATCAGAAGTGCCGCTGGGTATCTTGCATTGTATGTATTTCATTCTCGACAGTCTATcaggaaatgttaaaaattaaGTGTATGTTTATTTCCAACATACAATACATATTCAGTGCCAGACTGTACAGTAACACCAAAAGCTGGGGACTTCATTAAAAAGTCACGACCAATGTCTTTAATGAAGAAACTACATTAGGTTGTGGAGTCAGTGCAGGTCAGTATAGATAAGAGTAGAGCAGCAGCTTTCcataagatgaaaaaaagatttgtaaGATTAGAGATCTGCTTCTGACTGCCCATTTATAACCCACTTGCCTTAATCTTCATTATTTTGAGCCTTTCTGAAAAGGCTTACATGAGATTACTGTTCTTGATGTTTTGACCAAAAAGTGGGAGTAATAGGACTGATAATATCTCTTGAATCATCTGATATGATGAAGCTGTAAAGGGTTTGGTCACACTTGTATTATATGTCGGAATAAAACAAACGTGGTTTTAAGTGTAAGTTACAGCAGACATAAAATGTTCAACCATCAAGCATCATTTCCTCATGATTTTATTATCTATGAAGGCTAAGACTGAGTAATATTTAAAGTGTTCATAAATATAATTAAGAGTGAGCATAATAATACGTTTCCATAatctccaacacacactctgttgtGACTTCTCTGAATTGTTAAAGAGAATTttccaaatttaaaatattgtaACGACATCATATACCACAGTTCACTTGAGTTATTTCCATATGTAGTTTGCTCTCTTGAGGGTACATTGACTTTTCTGAGAAAGCATGGTGTGAACTgctggttgttttgtttccaagGTTCATGTAAAGTGAACTGCATTAGTTTGTCTCTAAAATCAGACTAAAATCTGATTATGTCGCTACTTACAGTACATCGCCTCCTCTTCTGAAATTAGAACTAATCAAATTTTGCTTTTTAGCATTTAATCTTGCATGACAGCACTCCCATTTCCTTTTTATCAGAAATGCACATTGTGAACTGGAGTCAGACCTGCTTCATGGGGTCTTTTATTGTGCAAATGTGGTGTGCAGAGCATGCATCAAGTTAAATATGCTGCAGAGTGTCAAGGCATTTCAAGTTATTGTCTTACTGTTGTTTGACACATATAGATACTTTGACAAACCTGTATATACCTGATTATTTAGAGTTATTGATTTATGGCATTAACATTTGTAAAGGTTCATCTAGCATCCATATTTGCATGCATAGTCATACTGTCTTTTACTCCAGACGTGGATATTTGATTATTGCTCTGTCGAACTACTAACAGCCTGATTGTGGTGATTCACTGATCCACTGATTATCTAATATTATTGCTTACAGTTAAATAAACTACCCCTAAACATCCACAATACACATATTTTCTTTGGATTTGCATAGTTATTCACTAAGTAAGGCATATAGTCAATGCAAGCAGCAAAGGTTGGTGTTGGAAACAAGCAATAGTTGCTGTTATAATTAATAGTCTTCAAAAAGTCACTGAATAGTGAAGCGTACCAACCTCACTTACACAGCGTTGTCGTGTCCATATTCAAAAAGCGAATGTTCATTCTTGATTCAATTTCAAAGCCGTCCAGCAACTGCAAAAGAGTTTTTCATTAGTTAAAACTGAAACTCCTTCCAACGTCATTCATCCATATCAACTATATTGTATAGCATAGTGTATATTTCTGTGCACCTACCTTGAGGAAATGCTCAAATGTAATTCCCTCATAGAATTCATCAGGTTCCTGTGTATGAAAAGGTGAGGTTAAAGACACTGTACGGGCAAAGAGTGATTcaaacttaaaggtcccatattttacacttttttggtatcttttattttatttttattcttaagtGTTGatatctataagaagatatatttgtgattttaagtaCCAAAACCCGTCTCAGTGTACTTTTACATgattgattggctgactgttttctgagtgatcagataAAATATAAGAGATTTCAggcaaacactcagagaaaccaaatcctgcaaggttgaatGTTGGTCTgggtgggctgggcttggggGATGGCTGAGGGCggcgactgctttgttgtgacatcacaaagttacagacgtcctgacagctcgttttaaggctcagtttctgattccaggctgtgtgcatttctctgtggactgagcgctttaatactttcacagtattaagatagaacctagacctgctttataatcaaaaaaagacatggaaatctaattttatacaatatgagacctttaatgttatcttgagataattTAGCTGACATACCATGTGTCCCATAGAAATACTAGCCACCTCCAGCATGGCTGCATCAGCAATGCTTTTGGCTGTTTCCTTCCCCAGTGCCCCACTGCGAGATAACAGCTCCTCCACCACCTGGACAGATGTGAACAACAGctgaaatgtaataatatttcTACAATGACTACAACATTTCCAGATCTTCAAAGGCTTGAGGAAATTGCATGCCTCTTTCCTTCCCTTATTAGCTGGCAATTATTATTTTGCAGGAAGGCAACTTACACTCAAGTGTGGGAGTAAGAGATGCCCAATAACCATCAGTGGAgttacatataaaacacagtgaTAGCTTTGTTCTACTGTGACCAATCTGAATCATGCTCAAAATTCAGCTGGAAATGATCAAATGATGGTgattaacacagacacagataacAGTAAAACCCACATGATAAACTCATGGTGACCCAGGATGATTTTTACGAAACTGTGAATAAACAATGTTGTTATCTTTTCTGGTTACATGCAGACTAAAGTTcaaagttcatttttttcacctATAGAAGTAAACAGAGGCTTACATGTCTGTATTCTTCAAGAGTTATTGTCCCATCGTTGTCTGTGTCATGCATGTTGAATAAAACTGCAGAGGAACACACGACAGTCAGTTCAATAACAGCTCTGTCTCAGTAACAGATAATGTCAAGCATGCGATCATGGGATTTATTTTAAGACACACATCTCAGTTTCTCCCTCCTGACACTCTCACGCTGTTCCTCTGTCATGTGCAGAGACGGGGGCCTGAAATGGGACATGACCACCAGGAACTCCTCAAAGCCGATCTCCTCAACCGTCCCCTCACCATTCTGGCGATAGTTTCTGTTGGAGTACACAAAGACCACATTAAAATCCCTCAAATATACTGATATACCTAAATTGAATCCAACAGCATGTGAGATTGTGATTTAACTGTTTGTGATACCTTGAAAAGAAAAGTACATAACTTTGTGTGACTTTCAAACTCAAGGTGTCGACACTGTACCTTCTGTCAAAGAAAGCCTCTATGATCTGTGCACGGATGGGGTTGCATGCAAGATCTGGGATTTCATTGAAGTGATCTCTCCTGAGGGagtaaaaaggtttttaaggAGTGGCACTGGAGTGACATTATTAATCATCTGTTACACACTAACATGAAGCCTGTTAGGCAGGTTTCCAGTCACAAAGAAAGCTGGCAAACGGCCAAGCTGAATTATTAAGAAAAGTAATTtgcttaaaataataaatcacaaGAAGACAGAAATTTGAAGATGATTTATTaagaaaatgacttaaaaaataaaataaaataaaaataaatcagtacttaaaaatgttaaatcaagTTACCGTAGACTTTCTTCGTTGTGGCTCAACTGTTTGAATCTTTTATGCAGGACTGCAATCTGTTCAAGTGAAACTAAGAACAAACAAGAAGCAAACCTTAGGGCTAATCGCCTGAGGTGATTTCCTGCACatgcaaaaacagacaaagcagGCATAAAACTCTTCAAAGCAATTAAGCATTACtcatattgacattttaaataagtAATTTATTTGTTAAGAATCTGATGGCAACAGTTCTTTAATCCCTCAGAAGGTTTACTGGAGGCTTTCAAGGCAGTAGATTTGGATATGCAAAACACATTGCTGCAGTTTGGTGTTGTCTGTTCATATGCAACTATCACACTCAGTGAAACTTACACTCCCATTAACCTCAATTATTCATTGCTACTGCACCAGACAGGCTGGTTTAACTAAGCCATGGAGATGCTGGTACATGTGTAATCAAATAAAAGCCTAATGCCAAATAATGAGCACTGCATTGCTTAACACGTGGTCGATATTACGTCGAATTTCCCCTTAGGGACTGAGTTAAAATTAGACTTGACTTCAAATTATATTTCCATCACGCATCATACATGTCTGACTGTCATTTAAAAAGCCCGTGCAAACAATAACAGTACTCACACCCCGTCTTTTCCGCCAGATCAATGTATTCTGGCTGACCAGGTAAGGACTGTAGAGCACCCATTCCTCCAAAAAGCTCCTACCTGACCGGTCCAGTTTTAACGGGGCCCGAGACACAAACGAACCGAAAGTGTAGGAGCTGAAACGGATCTCAGAGGATCATGTTTCGGAATCATCCATCTCCACCTGGGCGTCTGTGTAACAGATGCAGCTCACACCTCCTCTTTCCTGCGCTGTCGCAACTTCCGCAACTATCGTCTTGATGACGACACAGTTTTAGGAACAACAGGCTGAAGCTTGAATTATTTATtcagacttttcttttattatttattcgGTGGCTGCGAGCATTGACTGTGACCTATTTGTTTACTGTTCATGCAGGAAGGATGGAGTGCAGAGATAGCAGGTGCGCAAGTAATTCTCAAACATCATAATACAGGCGTAAATGACTGAAAGATGAGACATATTGTTACAAACTGCACATAAttctgaaatatttcatttttatattatttcaccATGAATTATGATTACACCAATTTACTGCTTTAATTCATTTAGACCTGCCTGTTCCACAGGTGGATCCACCTGTAAAGGCTCAAAGGGGAGAGTTGGGCTGGTTGCAAAAAGtcctccaatcagaaacatgaTAGAGGGATGGCGCTCGTACTGCACACGCTCAGTTAGACCCTCCTCCAACCAGGAAGTCAGCAGAAACActcaacatctgctgctgcatttattgAAAAAgacttgttttgaaggtatGAAAGTAATCTTTTTCATGAGTGgtattttttgtcaaactgtccGGACCTTTTGTATCTATTCATCAAAACTTACTTAGCTTGAATAATTGTTTTGACTTCTAAGTGACATGGTTAGCATGTGTGAAACTAAGCATATCCAGCTAGCACATGATGCTCTGTCATGGCTGATAGGATTGAGATGGTTGCAATAACTTATTGTAACTGTCCCCAAGTTAAGCAATCATATCAAAACAGACCACACAACAGTATGTCTCAATGGTTTTAGTTCAAAATGGGCAGTATATGCAGCTAAATGTATCCCATAGCACAAAAGATGTAACAATAATTGCTCATTTTAATAtataagagaaaacaaacaagttattttgggaattattttttctgcctcttATGATATCttagtatatatttttaatgtatatttatatattggaATACCATGGttattgagacaaaaaaaccaaaagttaattagtgaaattaaatgtattgtGAATATTTTGCAACTATCCCCGATCCGTGTTGCTACTGTCCCCAGGATTGGGGTCAGTTGCAACGTCGGAATTCTTcctttcaaataaatattgtgaatgataTGTCATATGTTATCATTTTTCGATGGTGTGGGTAATTAGCAGACAGatgtaagtttaatatataaaagtttgATTGGTCTTGTCCAAATAGTCtctgagtaactgagagaaatgcaaaaagtgTTGCAACCATCCCGTCTCCTCTACTGTGGATTATACACCTACAAAACCTAATTTTAAATTCTGGACATTTCAAGGCTTCCAAAATGATCAAACATGTCAAGCTGAACTAATGTGAAATCCTTATAAAATGATGTACAAGACATCTAAGGATGGTTCTATTTGATATAGTTGTGTAGCCTTAAAAACATGGCACTTTGATAGATAGAAGTTTCCAGcgtcaagaatgaactttgaacCTCACCCATAGAAGTAGGTCaaatactgtgttttgtttattgtagcCTTTGCTGCTAAACTGACAGCGCGTGACTTTTTGCATCTTGCTAGGAGTTTAAATATTTGTGGTAGTTATCAGAACTGAATAGCATGTCCATTGTATTTGATCAAGTTGTAAGTTTAAACTTCTGACCTCTGCTTCTGACTCCATGAGCAGACTTGTCATCTACCTGAGCTTAACTAAACAATACACATCCAACTGTGAGACCCAAATGACTCCCTCCTCTCACAATACTTATGGGGGTGTGGCTTGGAGttgaacatgtttgaatattGCAAACCACAGTCAGTAAGGATCAGGTTTCTGCCATTTGTGAGTCACTGTAAGAGCCTGGACTCCTAAAACTTACTCAGACACAACATGTAGGGAGCGATATCATCCATATATCCTGCACGAGAATCTTAGAGctaaaatgtcttttgtttgtcaaaagaaaaataaaccataAAGCTCATCTTTCTTTAGCGattcatatgatgtttttgtaaaacCTGACCACATGTGATTATATCCAAAGCTTATTCTATTTTTACTCAGACCTGCAGTGTGAAAATCTAACTATACACATGGAGGATGTGTCCAAAAATATGTTATTGATTAAAACTATGTAGTGCTAATGTAGACCACATGGTGGTAGTGTTTTATCAACAATTGGATGAACATCAGTTACTGAAGTCAAAGAATCCGTTCTTGAtgtcattttgtcttgtttcatcACAGCAtaggttatatatatatatgatgtgtgcatgtatgtgtatttattttatactatGTTAACTCTCAGTCACTTGAGAGTAGCATTCATCGTTCCACATCGTGTCATTTCCTCTACATTAACTTGTGTTGAATGTATTGTTAACCACAGGGCACTCATTTTCAGTATTATATCAACAAATTATACCCTGTCAGTCCTCTTTCCCCATCATTTGTAAGGCATTGTGTGGCGTTTCATCAAATTGTAATGAGCTGATCCCAACCCATTCTATTTCGCAGCTGCTTCCAGAGCTGTCAAGCCCCACAATGTGTAATGGTTACATCCTTCAGTCATGAGGAATAGCTGTCAATCGTTATTGGTGAATCAAGAGGCATCATACgtacaacacaaactgaacctttttaaatatatatgatCTTATCCTAATATTTTAATCCTGTTACCTTCCATCAGACACTGTTCTTTTGCCACCTCTTGAATTTTTTGTTAATCCTTCTTTTAGATACCAGATTCTATCACAAATCGACAGAGAACGATTCAAGCTAGacttagatgtgtgtgtgtaagtttcCTGTACGATGCTACACTTTACTCACACTTGAGGGTTTGTTGGAATTGTCAGTTTGTAATCTTAATCACTCAACAGGTTTTATCACCTTACTGTCGCCTTATACACAGTCTATTGGGAAATCTGAAAGCCTTATTATGACACTTCCCAATTATGAATTACAAATTAAGGTACAGTAACAGAATGTTCTGTTAGTGATAGactatttctgtgtgttttgatacACATTGGTTAATTAAGAGTTCCCCCCTCAAGCTATAATCATCTGCTCGTAAGAGCTTTTCATGTTCTGTGTGTCAAGATTGTGTGACTGATAAAATGCAACCTGTGTCGAAGCATTAGTCCTTGCACCACGGTCAGATCAATCAGTTAGAGGGCCTCAGGGTAATCAGTTGTTGTGAGGCCCCTGTTACCCACCCATCCCCCACACCCTCATACTAGGAGACCCACAAACCAACAATTGCTCCTGGAACACTACTTGGcctcatgttttctgtgtgccaTTCATTGCCGGTGCAACATAACAGATGAGTACAATATAAAAAACTACAATTTCACACAAGATTAGAACAATGCAGGACAGGCCCTGGTTGATATTCTACTTTTGTGGTGCAATTCAAATTTGAAATGTGCATACAACCAGTTGAACTGAGGGTCTCAGGAGGGCCAGAGCCCTGGGGAAGTCGCCCATTTTGACAAGCTGGTAACCCATGCATGATAAAGTaacaattaacattttattgttattatctttGAACCCAGGGTGATGCACTAGGTCAAAGTTCATATCTTTTATGGTTGACAGGAATATGGACTATAAGCAAATTCCAACTattgtcaattaaaaaaaaagaaaaaacagttaaaaacggTTTGATTATGTGTAAGCCACTGGCCTCTGGCAGCTCAGAGTAAAAGAGGATGTTTGTGGTCGAAAGAGCTCGACCGAATCAgaatgttcatttattttccctgtGTGGGGGAATTGATGCATCTAGTAGTACACAATCAATCTGgtctgaaaaacaacaatacatttttgttcTCTGCCCTTGAAATGTTCTTTCTCATAAAATTGTCTCACTTGCTGcgtgttgtgtttgtgcgtgttgAAACTATTACCGAGTGCACTACGTTTGATGGCTGGAAATTGATTAGAATAAAGACTCTGCTtcagagaagagggaggagagaataTAAGGAGGTGCCTGTTATACATGGAGACAAAAAGGGGCGGAAAAGCGTGGCCAAGGAGAGAGGGCAGCCTGAACCGgcagcctgagcctgagcctgttTTGCATGCACAGGGGCTTCTGTGGGAGAAGGAGTTGACAGGGCGCCGCAGTGCTGCCTCCAGCTCTCAGACAACAGCTGCTCAGAAAGAGGAGACGTCCTGAGGGTGCTGCGAcatgtctcgctctctctccatctctcttttcaCCTGTCTGCCTCTTCCTTTCAGCAAGCAGACATACGCTAGACACATGTGAAACTCACTGCCTTccccacattcacacaaacacaca
Proteins encoded in this window:
- the tescb gene encoding tescalcin b isoform X2; protein product: MGALQSLPGQPEYIDLAEKTGFSLEQIAVLHKRFKQLSHNEESLRRDHFNEIPDLACNPIRAQIIEAFFDRRNYRQNGEGTVEEIGFEEFLVVMSHFRPPSLHMTEEQRESVRREKLRFLFNMHDTDNDGTITLEEYRHVVEELLSRSGALGKETAKSIADAAMLEVASISMGHMEPDEFYEGITFEHFLKLLDGFEIESRMNIRFLNMDTTTLCK
- the tescb gene encoding tescalcin b isoform X1 yields the protein MGALQSLPGQPEYIDLAEKTGFSLEQIAVLHKRFKQLSHNEESLRRDHFNEIPDLACNPIRAQIIEAFFDRRNYRQNGEGTVEEIGFEEFLVVMSHFRPPSLHMTEEQRESVRREKLRFLFNMHDTDNDGTITLEEYRHVVEELLSRSGALGKETAKSIADAAMLEVASISMGHMEPDEFYEGITFEHFLKLLDGFEIESRMNIRFLNMDTTTLSAPVQTHAS